A part of Acipenser ruthenus chromosome 48, fAciRut3.2 maternal haplotype, whole genome shotgun sequence genomic DNA contains:
- the LOC131721211 gene encoding zinc finger protein 70-like — protein sequence MDVSVSVSLFQDELASTVELAVKAAADSVVCAITEAVSSKFTELQEDMSAVKRENESLKLRLEISESELKAVRGCINAAHADIKQPFIFQDPIESHAIPESEAQEGPKIEAVYTQEDSFEQEWCASLIQVTELPCVKDEDIPEQECVPIKEEFIEQECVPIAEELPTENNVCTLEENTKLGSSLCGDSPSGCDLGFGASKVDEGEHDSTPSPQCKNSSRSKPQCKKHRETTPQEEYVKTLRTHSVKIPSLQDRHPLTVESTETPHSAYFNNSETQGSLKTLPHSIKDGRSSCQLDVPETHKGNHTGGTTFSWADCGKSFNHISLLKRHQRIHTGEKPYHCPVCGKGFSQLGDLKRHHQIHTGEKPHHCDACGKRFSHLRDLKRHHTIHTGEKPYHCAVCGKRFSQLGDLKRHHKIHTGEKPHHCAVCGKRFSLFGNLKRHHKIHAGV from the exons atggacgtcagtgtctccgtgtcgttgtttcaagacgagctcgcctccacCGTCGAgctcgcagtgaaagcggctgcagACAGCGTCGTGTGCGCGATTACTGAAGCTGTgagcagcaaattcactgaattacaagaggacatgtctgcagtgaagagagagaatgaaagtctgaagctgagattggaaatatcagagagcgagctgaaagccgtgcgagggtgtataaacgctgcacatgcagacattaaacagcctttcatatttcaag atcccatagagagccacgctatccctgaatctgaagcacaggaagggccaaagatagaagcagtttacacacaagaggattcctttgagcaggagtggtgtgcaagtctaatacaggttacagagctgccatgtgttaaagatgaagacatccctgaacaggaatgtgttcctattaaagaggaattcatagaacaggaatgtgtccccatcgcagaggaacttcctactgaaaataatgtctgtacacttgaggagaacaccaagctgggatccagcctgtgtggTGATTCTCCATCTGGATGTGATCTGGGATTTggag cttctaaagtagatgaaggagaacacgactccactccatcaccccagtgcaaaaactcttctagaagcaaaccacagtgcaagaagcacagagaaacaacaccccaagaagagtatgtgaagacattgagaactcactcagttaaaatcccttctttacaagacagacacccacttactgtggagagtacagagacgccACATTCTGCATATTTTAACAATTCAGAAACCCAGGGCAgcttgaagaccttgcctcattctaTTAAAGATGGGAGGAGTTCTTGTCAATTAGACGttcctgaaactcacaagggaaatcacACAGGAGGCACTACGttttcctgggctgattgtgggaagagtttcaatcatatatcactgcttaaaaggcaccagcgcattcacacaggagagaaaccttatcactgtccTGTTTGTGGGAAGGGATTCAGCCAGTtaggagaccttaaaagacaccatcaaattcacacaggagagaaacctcatcactgtgatgcttgtgggaagagattcagccatttaagagaccttaaaagacaccatacaattcacacaggagagaaaccttatcactgtgctgtttgtgggaagagattcagccagttaggagaccttaaaagacaccataaaattcacacaggagagaaacctcatcactgtgctgtttgtgggaagagattcagcctgtttggaaaccttaaaagacaccataaaattcacgCAGGTGTGTAA